Proteins from a single region of Candidatus Binatus sp.:
- a CDS encoding AmpG family muropeptide MFS transporter has translation MTTEAKGMNPWRRSIADYTDRRVLLILPLGFASGLPLLLTFSTLSAWFATAGVSRAAIGAFALVGTPYAFKFLWSPLIDRLPPPIPLGRRRGWGIAIQLALIAATLALGSCNPQVDLALMGALALLVAFLSASQDVVIDAYRVEILTPEQQGPGAAMIQTGYRIAMLVSGAGALIVAARYGWFAAYATMAALLGVGMLVFILGPEPTTPPQVEPHAATRGWDALRDWLATAVTGPFADFMRRPRWPAIVLFIVGYKLGEAMAGVMAMPLYISLGFSLNEIAAVSKLVGFFATVAGALIGGVVTSKLGVMRALILCGLLQSAGNLFYVLQAVGGHRLDYLALCVAAENLTGAMAGTALVAYLSGLCSPAFTATQYALLSSLAAVGRTIVASSGGVLADKLGWVPFFILTTVATLPALVLLIWIARRDARPVPGSRNTTFV, from the coding sequence TGACAACAGAAGCGAAGGGCATGAATCCCTGGCGGCGTTCGATCGCCGATTACACCGATCGCCGCGTGCTGCTGATCCTGCCGTTGGGCTTCGCCAGCGGACTGCCGCTGCTGCTGACCTTTTCGACCCTGTCGGCCTGGTTCGCCACTGCTGGCGTCAGCCGTGCCGCGATCGGCGCCTTCGCCCTGGTCGGCACACCGTATGCCTTCAAGTTCCTGTGGTCGCCGCTGATCGATCGGCTGCCGCCGCCGATTCCGCTTGGACGACGGCGCGGCTGGGGCATCGCGATTCAGCTCGCACTCATTGCCGCGACGCTCGCTCTGGGTTCATGCAACCCGCAGGTCGATCTCGCGCTCATGGGGGCGCTGGCGCTGCTGGTCGCATTCCTTTCGGCGAGCCAGGACGTCGTTATCGACGCGTATCGGGTCGAGATCCTCACCCCCGAGCAGCAAGGGCCCGGCGCCGCCATGATCCAGACCGGGTACCGGATCGCGATGCTGGTCTCGGGCGCCGGCGCGCTGATCGTTGCGGCCCGCTACGGTTGGTTCGCGGCCTACGCCACGATGGCGGCGCTGCTGGGCGTGGGGATGCTCGTGTTTATTCTCGGACCCGAGCCGACGACGCCGCCACAGGTCGAGCCGCATGCCGCAACGCGAGGATGGGATGCGCTCCGCGATTGGCTCGCGACTGCGGTTACGGGGCCGTTTGCCGACTTCATGCGGCGGCCGAGGTGGCCGGCGATCGTCCTTTTCATCGTCGGTTACAAGCTCGGCGAAGCGATGGCGGGCGTGATGGCGATGCCGCTCTACATCTCGCTCGGTTTCTCGCTCAACGAGATCGCCGCCGTCTCCAAGCTGGTCGGATTCTTCGCGACTGTTGCCGGCGCGCTGATCGGCGGCGTGGTGACCTCGAAGCTCGGCGTGATGCGCGCCCTCATACTGTGCGGGCTTCTCCAGTCGGCCGGCAATTTGTTCTACGTGCTGCAGGCGGTGGGCGGCCATCGGCTCGACTATCTCGCGCTCTGCGTCGCCGCCGAGAACCTGACGGGCGCGATGGCGGGCACCGCGCTGGTGGCATATCTCTCCGGCCTATGCTCACCCGCGTTCACCGCTACTCAGTACGCGCTGCTGTCTTCACTGGCAGCGGTGGGGCGCACGATTGTCGCGTCTTCGGGAGGCGTGCTGGCGGACAAGCTCGGTTGGGTGCCGTTCTTCATCCTCACGACAGTCGCGACGCTCCCGGCGCTGGTGCTGCTGATCTGGATCGCGCGGCGCGACGCCAGGCCCGTGCCTGG